From one Luteolibacter sp. SL250 genomic stretch:
- a CDS encoding GNAT family N-acetyltransferase, producing MIEVFSAVGESLQPHLVDAARLRIAVFREYPYLYDGTEEYERGYLAAYGESKNAVIVLAVRDGRAVGISTGLPLSEADGAFQQPFLDAGWDISTVFYFGESVLAQEERGQGIGHRFFDEREKHAASLGYAVTAFCAVVRPDDHPLKPEGYRTNEAFWTKRDYRQVPELQAELEWQQVDSEGLEVRNRLVFWVKGGNPAT from the coding sequence ATGATTGAGGTCTTCAGTGCCGTGGGGGAATCGCTCCAGCCGCATCTGGTGGATGCGGCCCGGCTCAGAATCGCCGTTTTCCGCGAATATCCCTACCTCTACGATGGCACGGAAGAGTACGAGCGCGGCTATCTGGCCGCCTATGGAGAGTCCAAGAATGCCGTGATCGTTCTGGCGGTCCGTGACGGCCGTGCCGTCGGTATCTCAACGGGCCTGCCGCTGTCGGAAGCCGACGGAGCGTTCCAGCAGCCGTTCCTGGACGCAGGCTGGGACATTTCCACGGTGTTTTATTTCGGAGAATCCGTCCTGGCGCAGGAGGAACGTGGCCAAGGCATCGGGCACCGGTTCTTCGACGAACGGGAAAAGCACGCCGCCAGCCTCGGCTACGCGGTCACCGCATTCTGTGCCGTCGTGCGCCCGGACGATCATCCATTGAAGCCAGAAGGTTACCGGACCAACGAAGCCTTTTGGACAAAGCGGGACTACCGACAGGTGCCCGAACTACAAGCAGAGCTGGAATGGCAGCAAGTGGACTCAGAAGGGCTTGAAGTCCGGAATCGGTTGGTCTTCTGGGTTAAGGGCGGGAATCCGGCCACCTGA
- a CDS encoding RNA-binding domain-containing protein produces the protein MQTKQIPTEEALRYCSIEEGHFFDRKAAEIKGAKVQKIAVAFANADGGEFCIGVKDEKQEADPQKRWAGAEHIEDFNSHIQALSEVKPTLPVTFTFLRSPLSPNYVLKVEIEKSTSVHATTDKTVYERRGAASLPADPERITQISFEKGATSYEDYTVESGLAEDVVDSKEIASFLSYYSPSTDPLELAASKNLIDRKTFKPRVVGLLLFSDDPPSHVPKKCSVRIVRYETKEDDPERDQLVSNISVEGNIYNLIHKTVDQVKSIMSSVKVWTAQGPKAMEYPHETIWEIITNAIIHRDYSISDDVQIFIFNNRIEVVSPGRFPGFVTKDNFLDVHLARNHRIVNLLGKYKNPPNQDIGEGLNTAFRKMRDWKLQAPQVLEEGNYIRVIIPHASLATPQEAVMEFLDKHPQITNAQGREITGIRSENAMKSEFYKLRDAGIIEMVPGLKGNKAAWQKTGSEAQSDGTLFS, from the coding sequence ATGCAGACAAAGCAGATACCTACCGAGGAAGCTCTCCGCTATTGCTCGATCGAGGAAGGGCATTTTTTTGATCGCAAGGCTGCCGAAATTAAGGGGGCGAAAGTTCAAAAGATTGCCGTCGCATTCGCCAACGCCGACGGCGGAGAGTTTTGTATTGGCGTCAAGGATGAGAAGCAAGAGGCGGATCCCCAAAAGAGATGGGCAGGCGCAGAACACATAGAGGACTTCAACTCCCATATTCAGGCTCTTTCTGAAGTGAAGCCGACTCTTCCAGTGACCTTCACATTTCTTCGTAGCCCCCTCTCTCCGAATTACGTTCTTAAGGTGGAGATCGAGAAGAGTACATCGGTACACGCGACAACAGACAAGACTGTTTATGAGAGGAGGGGTGCGGCCTCCCTTCCAGCAGATCCAGAACGAATTACTCAAATATCCTTTGAAAAAGGAGCTACATCCTATGAAGATTACACAGTCGAAAGCGGTCTCGCTGAGGATGTGGTAGACTCGAAGGAGATTGCTTCGTTTTTGAGTTACTATTCTCCCAGCACCGATCCGCTGGAGTTAGCCGCCAGCAAGAACTTGATTGATCGTAAGACTTTCAAACCAAGAGTAGTAGGACTACTTCTCTTTTCGGACGACCCCCCATCCCATGTCCCGAAGAAGTGTTCTGTCCGGATAGTTCGATATGAGACGAAGGAGGATGATCCAGAGCGTGATCAACTTGTCAGCAATATTTCCGTGGAAGGGAATATTTACAATCTGATTCATAAGACGGTAGATCAGGTGAAATCGATAATGTCTAGCGTCAAGGTTTGGACAGCCCAAGGACCGAAGGCGATGGAATATCCGCACGAAACTATCTGGGAGATCATTACAAACGCAATTATTCACCGCGATTACTCGATCTCAGATGACGTTCAAATTTTCATATTCAATAACCGGATTGAAGTGGTCAGCCCCGGGCGATTTCCGGGTTTCGTGACCAAGGACAACTTCCTTGATGTTCATTTAGCCCGTAATCACAGGATTGTAAATCTCCTTGGAAAATACAAGAATCCACCGAATCAAGATATCGGAGAAGGCCTTAATACGGCCTTCCGAAAGATGCGTGATTGGAAACTTCAAGCACCCCAAGTGCTGGAGGAAGGAAACTATATCCGTGTAATTATCCCTCACGCCAGTCTAGCGACACCGCAAGAGGCCGTCATGGAATTCCTCGATAAGCATCCTCAAATAACAAACGCACAAGGTCGGGAGATTACAGGAATTCGCAGTGAGAATGCCATGAAGTCTGAGTTCTATAAACTCAGAGACGCTGGGATAATTGAAATGGTCCCTGGTCTTAAAGGGAATAAGGCGGCGTGGCAAAAAACAGGGTCAGAAGCTCAATCTGATGGGACTCTATTCTCTTGA